A single genomic interval of Gouania willdenowi chromosome 10, fGouWil2.1, whole genome shotgun sequence harbors:
- the tex11 gene encoding testis-expressed protein 11 isoform X2: MEWFVSKVNCLTANLLQRNATDYEDVIEKLFSEVPKPEDVPKIPDPQLEKCAVHLWNWTATKSVDTSISNKEKAKVRSVACSLLYCCEPANPAEGVIRKQILIAVKSLETLYNMLTSRGDGAADVNSAKGDVEKELLRILSCQAESAMSQGNHQEAVVCIQRCKDMLFRLPKDTAYLSLLCYNFGVETYKMKMFEDSSFWLSQSYEIGKMNGRCGPGSEALARSLRLLANVYSEWDVEMFQDKALSTVSLANKECASASGLLLYVRILLRCGASDSHIKAGLNKMLEFKVSLEESLSTVKLLMSKDRETLAFEHLKHVCQHFVSSPDLGSALVLHIELLLQRGKELLGKQKIEDIISGHHTGKPLTQQVITSLHAMLWDKASKHFEEKRFQEALQWYNYSLSFFKTGQMEPVLAKLQRNRASCFLHLKQLEKAKEAIKEAERCEVDSIFTQFSVYKMAVQENNAKRAVEAVNEIARLSKSPVGCEHNLLVSQAAAFNLLSLAAQIALENEQQGIAIKALMSLCENNNEDQVLTSLRCLVRLLYSTMENSSEEKRDITVEELLPYLKMALQTISRQSVLTVEQRTHAANWFRKTAWNSALLCERSPGIMREFFVLSYQLSQLCPPDRTLLMGQKTCLLMAVAASLELYRSCPCSAQTEELTMALEYIQICRDIWKTLSASESPSDPSGSSLMDPTEKILLLYEFEARIKLNDPMVETVLESVLELENLEAKVLETMAALAMEPPAHFPLLCKKALRAALSLHKKQPQAEVAQCSRCIHSLIDLSLPSGVTEVEAHVLEEVWDYYEEALSIITAALDDFPEMETLWLLTRAWNTGILLYSLAQYSEAEKWCGLAMSFVHHLGPLQESFETQMSSLYTEILDQLDKAKRNLNMEEEE, translated from the exons TGAGATCGGTGGCGTGCAGTCTGCTGTACTGCTGTGAGCCGGCTAATCCAGCAGAGGGTGTTATCCGCAAGCAGATTCTG ATTGCTGTCAAG AGCCTGGAGACCCTTTACAACATGCTAACGTCCAGAGGTGATGGAGCAGCTGATGTCAATTCTGCCAAAGGGGATGTGGAAAAAGAGCTACTTCGAATTCTCTCATGCCAGGCAGAGTCG GCCATGAGTCAAGGGAACCACCAAGAAGCTGTGGTCTGCATACAGCGTTGTAAAGACATGTTGTTCAGACTACCCAAAGAT ACAGCTTACCTGTCCCTCTTGTGCTACAATTTTGGAGTAGAGACTTACAAGATGAAAATGTTTGAAGACAGTTCATTTTGGTTGAG cCAGAGCTATGAGATTGGTAAAATGAATGGGAGGTGCGGTCCTGGATCAGAAGCTTTG GCAAGGTCCCTACGGCTCCTCGCTAATGTTTATTCAGAGTGGGACGTTGAGATGTTTCAAGACAAGGCTCTCAGTACTGTCAGTTTAGCCAATAAG GAATGTGCAAGTGCATCTGGACTGCTCCTCTATGTCAGAATTCTCCTGAGATGTGGGGCCTCAGACAGTCATATTAAAGCAG gcCTCAACAAGATGCTGGAGTTCAAAGTGTCTCTTGAAGAGAGTTTAAGCACAGTGAAACTTCTCATGTCTAAGGACAG AGAAACCCTGGCATTTGAGCATCTGAAACACGTGTGTCAACACTTTGTGTCCTCCCCTGACCTGGGATCTGCTCTCGTCTtgcacattgagttgcttttgCAAAGAGGCAAAGAGCTGTTGGGAAAACAGAAGATTGAAGATATTATTAGTG GACACCATACGGGTAAACCGCTGACTCAGCAGGTCATCACAAGCTTGCATGCTATGTTGTGGGATAAAGCATCCAAACACTTTGAG GAGAAAAGATTCCAGGAGGCTCTGCAGTGGTACAACTATTCCCTGAGTTTCTTTAAGACTGGTCAGATGGAGCCAGTATTAGCCAAGCTGCAGCGTAACAGAGCTTCCTGTTTTCTGCACCTCAAACAACTGGAAAAG GCCAAAGAAGCAATAAAAGAAGCTGAGAGGTGCGAGGTAGACAGTATTTTCACTCAGTTCAGTGTCTACAAAATGGCAGTGCAGGAGAACAACGCCAAAAGAG CGGTAGAGGCTGTCAATGAGATAGCACGTCTCTCCAAGAGTCCAGTTGGCTGTGAACACAATCTACTGGTGTCCCAGGCTGCTGCTTTCAATCTCCTCAGTCTAGCTGCTCAAATCGCCTTAGAG AATGAACAGCAGGGAATTGCCATAAAGGCTTTGATGAGTTTGTGTGAAAACAACAATGAAGATCAGGTCCTGACTTCTTTGAG GTGTTTGGTTCGGCTTTTGTACTCCACCATGGAAAACTCTTCTGAGGAGAAGCG GGACATCACAGTAGAAGAGCTGCTGCCATATTTAAAAATGG CCCTGCAGACTATTTCACGCCAATCTGTTTTGACTGTTGAGCAACGCACACATGCAGCTAACTGGTTTAGAAAAACTG CTTGGAACTCTGCTTTGCTGTGCGAGCGCAGTCCTGGCATAATGAGGGAGTTCTTTGTACTGTCCTACCAG CTCTCCCAACTGTGCCCTCCTGATCGCACACTGTTAATGGGCCAGAAGACATGTCTGCTGATGGCTGTGGCTGCCTCTCTGGAGCTCTACAGGAGTTGTCCTTGCTCAGCCCAG ACTGAGGAACTCACTATGGCTTTGGAGTACATTCAGATCTGCAGAGATATCTGGAAAACCCTCTCAGCATCAG AGTCTCCCTCTGACCCCTCAGGAAGCTCCCTGATGGATCCTACAGAAAAAATCCTGCTGCTGTATGAATTTGAAGCCCGTATCAAACTGAACGACCCAATGGTGGAGACAGTCCTGGAATCTGTCCTGGAGCTGGAAAACCTTGAAGCTAAAGTGCTCGAGACCATGGCAG CATTAGCTATGGAACCTCCAGCACACTTCCCTCTGTTGTGTAAGAAGGCCCTCAGGGCTGCTCTCTCTCTGCACAAGAAACAACCCCAGGCTGAGGTGGCTCAATGCAG CAGGTGCATCCACAGCTTGATCGACCTGTCCCTCCCCAGTGGTGTGACTGAGGTGGAGGCTCATGTGCTGGAGGAGGTGTGGGATTACTATGAGGAGGCCCTGTCAATCATCACAGCCGCA CTGGATGATTTCCCAGAGATGGAGACGCTGTGGCTGCTGACTCGTGCCTGGAACACAGGGATACTGCTGTACAGCCTGGCTCAGTACTCCGAGGCTGAAAAGTGGTGTGGGCTTGCCATGAGCTTTGTGCACCACCTCGGACCGCTGCAGGAAAGCTTTGAGACACAG ATGTCCAGTCTCTACACTGAAATCCTGGACCAGTTGGACAAAGCCAAGAGGAACCTCaacatggaggaggaggaatag
- the tex11 gene encoding testis-expressed protein 11 isoform X1: MEWFVSKVNCLTANLLQRNATDYEDVIEKLFSEVPKPEDVPKIPDPQLEKCAVHLWNWTATKSVDTSISNKEKAKVRSVACSLLYCCEPANPAEGVIRKQILMASKTGRTWMESKNPQMAHHFFQIAVKSLETLYNMLTSRGDGAADVNSAKGDVEKELLRILSCQAESAMSQGNHQEAVVCIQRCKDMLFRLPKDTAYLSLLCYNFGVETYKMKMFEDSSFWLSQSYEIGKMNGRCGPGSEALARSLRLLANVYSEWDVEMFQDKALSTVSLANKECASASGLLLYVRILLRCGASDSHIKAGLNKMLEFKVSLEESLSTVKLLMSKDRETLAFEHLKHVCQHFVSSPDLGSALVLHIELLLQRGKELLGKQKIEDIISGHHTGKPLTQQVITSLHAMLWDKASKHFEEKRFQEALQWYNYSLSFFKTGQMEPVLAKLQRNRASCFLHLKQLEKAKEAIKEAERCEVDSIFTQFSVYKMAVQENNAKRAVEAVNEIARLSKSPVGCEHNLLVSQAAAFNLLSLAAQIALENEQQGIAIKALMSLCENNNEDQVLTSLRCLVRLLYSTMENSSEEKRDITVEELLPYLKMALQTISRQSVLTVEQRTHAANWFRKTAWNSALLCERSPGIMREFFVLSYQLSQLCPPDRTLLMGQKTCLLMAVAASLELYRSCPCSAQTEELTMALEYIQICRDIWKTLSASESPSDPSGSSLMDPTEKILLLYEFEARIKLNDPMVETVLESVLELENLEAKVLETMAALAMEPPAHFPLLCKKALRAALSLHKKQPQAEVAQCSRCIHSLIDLSLPSGVTEVEAHVLEEVWDYYEEALSIITAALDDFPEMETLWLLTRAWNTGILLYSLAQYSEAEKWCGLAMSFVHHLGPLQESFETQMSSLYTEILDQLDKAKRNLNMEEEE, translated from the exons TGAGATCGGTGGCGTGCAGTCTGCTGTACTGCTGTGAGCCGGCTAATCCAGCAGAGGGTGTTATCCGCAAGCAGATTCTG ATGGCCAGCAAAACTGGGAGAACTTGGATGGAGTCCAAAAATCCTCAGATGGCTCATCATTTCTTTCAGATTGCTGTCAAG AGCCTGGAGACCCTTTACAACATGCTAACGTCCAGAGGTGATGGAGCAGCTGATGTCAATTCTGCCAAAGGGGATGTGGAAAAAGAGCTACTTCGAATTCTCTCATGCCAGGCAGAGTCG GCCATGAGTCAAGGGAACCACCAAGAAGCTGTGGTCTGCATACAGCGTTGTAAAGACATGTTGTTCAGACTACCCAAAGAT ACAGCTTACCTGTCCCTCTTGTGCTACAATTTTGGAGTAGAGACTTACAAGATGAAAATGTTTGAAGACAGTTCATTTTGGTTGAG cCAGAGCTATGAGATTGGTAAAATGAATGGGAGGTGCGGTCCTGGATCAGAAGCTTTG GCAAGGTCCCTACGGCTCCTCGCTAATGTTTATTCAGAGTGGGACGTTGAGATGTTTCAAGACAAGGCTCTCAGTACTGTCAGTTTAGCCAATAAG GAATGTGCAAGTGCATCTGGACTGCTCCTCTATGTCAGAATTCTCCTGAGATGTGGGGCCTCAGACAGTCATATTAAAGCAG gcCTCAACAAGATGCTGGAGTTCAAAGTGTCTCTTGAAGAGAGTTTAAGCACAGTGAAACTTCTCATGTCTAAGGACAG AGAAACCCTGGCATTTGAGCATCTGAAACACGTGTGTCAACACTTTGTGTCCTCCCCTGACCTGGGATCTGCTCTCGTCTtgcacattgagttgcttttgCAAAGAGGCAAAGAGCTGTTGGGAAAACAGAAGATTGAAGATATTATTAGTG GACACCATACGGGTAAACCGCTGACTCAGCAGGTCATCACAAGCTTGCATGCTATGTTGTGGGATAAAGCATCCAAACACTTTGAG GAGAAAAGATTCCAGGAGGCTCTGCAGTGGTACAACTATTCCCTGAGTTTCTTTAAGACTGGTCAGATGGAGCCAGTATTAGCCAAGCTGCAGCGTAACAGAGCTTCCTGTTTTCTGCACCTCAAACAACTGGAAAAG GCCAAAGAAGCAATAAAAGAAGCTGAGAGGTGCGAGGTAGACAGTATTTTCACTCAGTTCAGTGTCTACAAAATGGCAGTGCAGGAGAACAACGCCAAAAGAG CGGTAGAGGCTGTCAATGAGATAGCACGTCTCTCCAAGAGTCCAGTTGGCTGTGAACACAATCTACTGGTGTCCCAGGCTGCTGCTTTCAATCTCCTCAGTCTAGCTGCTCAAATCGCCTTAGAG AATGAACAGCAGGGAATTGCCATAAAGGCTTTGATGAGTTTGTGTGAAAACAACAATGAAGATCAGGTCCTGACTTCTTTGAG GTGTTTGGTTCGGCTTTTGTACTCCACCATGGAAAACTCTTCTGAGGAGAAGCG GGACATCACAGTAGAAGAGCTGCTGCCATATTTAAAAATGG CCCTGCAGACTATTTCACGCCAATCTGTTTTGACTGTTGAGCAACGCACACATGCAGCTAACTGGTTTAGAAAAACTG CTTGGAACTCTGCTTTGCTGTGCGAGCGCAGTCCTGGCATAATGAGGGAGTTCTTTGTACTGTCCTACCAG CTCTCCCAACTGTGCCCTCCTGATCGCACACTGTTAATGGGCCAGAAGACATGTCTGCTGATGGCTGTGGCTGCCTCTCTGGAGCTCTACAGGAGTTGTCCTTGCTCAGCCCAG ACTGAGGAACTCACTATGGCTTTGGAGTACATTCAGATCTGCAGAGATATCTGGAAAACCCTCTCAGCATCAG AGTCTCCCTCTGACCCCTCAGGAAGCTCCCTGATGGATCCTACAGAAAAAATCCTGCTGCTGTATGAATTTGAAGCCCGTATCAAACTGAACGACCCAATGGTGGAGACAGTCCTGGAATCTGTCCTGGAGCTGGAAAACCTTGAAGCTAAAGTGCTCGAGACCATGGCAG CATTAGCTATGGAACCTCCAGCACACTTCCCTCTGTTGTGTAAGAAGGCCCTCAGGGCTGCTCTCTCTCTGCACAAGAAACAACCCCAGGCTGAGGTGGCTCAATGCAG CAGGTGCATCCACAGCTTGATCGACCTGTCCCTCCCCAGTGGTGTGACTGAGGTGGAGGCTCATGTGCTGGAGGAGGTGTGGGATTACTATGAGGAGGCCCTGTCAATCATCACAGCCGCA CTGGATGATTTCCCAGAGATGGAGACGCTGTGGCTGCTGACTCGTGCCTGGAACACAGGGATACTGCTGTACAGCCTGGCTCAGTACTCCGAGGCTGAAAAGTGGTGTGGGCTTGCCATGAGCTTTGTGCACCACCTCGGACCGCTGCAGGAAAGCTTTGAGACACAG ATGTCCAGTCTCTACACTGAAATCCTGGACCAGTTGGACAAAGCCAAGAGGAACCTCaacatggaggaggaggaatag